Proteins from a genomic interval of Streptococcus oralis:
- a CDS encoding ROK family protein, translating to MTIATIDIGGTGIKFASLTPDGKILDKTSTPTPENLEDLLAWLDQRLSEQDYNGIAMSVPGAVNQETGVIEGISAIPYIHGFSWYQTLAHHQLPVHLENDANCVGLSELLAHSEIENAACVVIGTGIGGAMIINGKLHRGRHGLGGEFGYMTTIEPAEKLNNWSHLASTGNMVRYVIKKSGQTDWDGRKIYQEAAAGNALCQEAILRMNRNLAQGLLNIQYLIDPDVISLGGSISQNPDFIQGVRKAVDNFVDTYEEYTVAPVIQACTYHADANLYGALVNWLQEENQW from the coding sequence ATGACGATTGCAACCATTGATATCGGAGGGACTGGGATTAAGTTTGCCAGTCTGACTCCTGATGGGAAAATACTAGATAAGACAAGTACTCCGACGCCAGAAAACTTGGAGGATTTACTGGCTTGGCTAGACCAACGTCTGTCAGAGCAAGACTATAACGGCATTGCCATGAGTGTACCAGGCGCGGTCAATCAAGAAACAGGAGTGATTGAGGGGATTAGTGCTATTCCATATATTCATGGTTTTTCATGGTACCAGACCCTTGCTCATCACCAACTACCTGTCCATCTAGAAAATGATGCCAACTGTGTTGGACTTAGTGAACTGCTGGCTCACTCAGAGATTGAAAATGCAGCCTGTGTCGTGATTGGGACAGGAATCGGTGGAGCCATGATTATCAATGGCAAACTTCACCGAGGTCGCCACGGCTTGGGAGGAGAGTTTGGCTACATGACAACTATCGAGCCTGCGGAAAAGCTCAACAACTGGTCGCACCTAGCGTCAACTGGAAATATGGTGCGCTACGTAATTAAGAAGTCTGGTCAGACTGACTGGGACGGACGCAAGATTTACCAAGAGGCCGCAGCTGGCAATGCTCTTTGTCAAGAAGCTATTTTGCGCATGAACCGTAATCTGGCGCAAGGTTTGCTCAATATTCAGTATCTGATTGATCCAGATGTTATTAGTCTGGGTGGCTCTATCAGCCAAAACCCTGATTTTATCCAAGGCGTCAGGAAGGCTGTTGATAACTTTGTCGATACCTATGAAGAATACACGGTCGCACCTGTCATCCAAGCCTGCACCTATCATGCAGATGCCAATCTTTACGGTGCCCTTGTCAACTGGTTACAGGAGGAAAACCAATGGTAA
- a CDS encoding beta-N-acetylhexosaminidase: protein MVRFTGLSPKQTQAIDLLTKHISLPDVEVAVTQSDQASISLKGEGGHYHLTYRKPHQLYRALSLLATALEEGDKVEIEEQAAYEELAYMADCSRNAVLNVASAKQMIEVLALMGYSTFELYMEDTYQIEGQAYFGYFRGAYSAEELQEIESYAQQFDMTFVPCIQTLAHLSAFVKWGVKEVQELRDVEDILLIGEEKVYDLINGMFATLSKLQTRKVNIGMDEAHLVGLGRYLVLNGVVDRSLLMCQHLERVLDIADKYGFHCQMWSDMFFKLMSADGQYDRDVEIPEETRLYLDRLKDRVTLVYWDYYQDSEEKYNRNFRNHHKISQDIAFAGGAWKWIGFTPHNHFSRLIAVEANKACRANQIKEVIVTGWGDNGGETAQFSILPSLQIWAELSYRNDLDRLSAHFKTNTGLSVEDFMQIDLANLLPDLPGNLSGINPNRYVFYQDVLCPILDRHMTPEQDKPHFAQAAETLASIKDKAGLYAYLFETQAQLNQILSSKVDVGRRIRQAYQVNDKESLQEIARQELPKLRSQIEHFHKLFSHQWLKENKVFGLDTVDIRMGGLLQRIKRAESRIEAYLAGQLDRIEELEVEILPFNDFYGDKDFAATTANQWHTIATASTIYTT from the coding sequence ATGGTAAGATTTACAGGACTTAGTCCCAAACAAACTCAGGCAATCGACTTGCTGACAAAACATATCTCTTTACCAGATGTGGAAGTTGCAGTCACTCAGTCTGACCAAGCCTCTATCTCTCTCAAGGGTGAGGGTGGACACTATCACCTGACTTATCGCAAACCCCATCAACTCTACCGCGCCTTGTCCTTATTGGCAACAGCTCTGGAAGAAGGGGATAAGGTCGAGATTGAGGAGCAGGCAGCTTACGAAGAGTTGGCCTACATGGCAGACTGTTCCCGAAATGCAGTGTTAAATGTCGCTTCTGCCAAACAGATGATTGAGGTCTTGGCTCTCATGGGTTATTCAACCTTTGAGCTTTACATGGAAGACACCTATCAGATTGAGGGGCAGGCATACTTTGGTTACTTCCGTGGCGCCTACTCAGCTGAAGAGTTGCAGGAAATCGAATCCTATGCCCAGCAGTTTGATATGACCTTTGTGCCCTGCATCCAGACCTTGGCTCACTTGTCAGCCTTTGTCAAATGGGGCGTTAAGGAAGTGCAAGAACTCCGTGATGTGGAGGACATTCTCCTTATTGGCGAAGAAAAGGTTTATGACCTGATTAATGGCATGTTTGCGACTCTGTCTAAACTGCAGACTCGTAAGGTCAATATCGGGATGGATGAAGCTCATTTGGTTGGTTTGGGGCGCTACCTCGTTTTGAACGGTGTTGTGGACCGTAGTCTCCTCATGTGTCAACACTTGGAGCGCGTGCTGGATATTGCAGACAAGTATGGTTTCCACTGCCAAATGTGGAGCGATATGTTCTTCAAACTCATGTCAGCAGATGGCCAGTACGACCGTGATGTGGAAATTCCAGAGGAAACTCGCTTGTACCTAGACCGTCTCAAAGACCGTGTAACCTTGGTTTACTGGGATTATTACCAAGACAGCGAAGAAAAATACAACCGTAACTTCCGCAATCACCATAAGATTAGCCAAGATATCGCCTTTGCAGGTGGTGCTTGGAAGTGGATTGGTTTTACGCCTCACAACCATTTCAGCCGTCTCATTGCTGTTGAGGCCAATAAAGCCTGTCGTGCCAATCAGATCAAAGAAGTCATTGTGACTGGTTGGGGGGACAATGGTGGCGAAACAGCCCAGTTCTCTATCCTACCAAGCTTGCAAATCTGGGCAGAACTCAGCTACCGTAATGACCTAGACCGTCTGTCTGCTCACTTCAAGACCAATACAGGTCTTTCGGTTGAAGACTTTATGCAGATTGACCTAGCCAATCTCTTGCCAGATCTACCAGGCAATCTCAGTGGTATCAATCCCAACCGCTACGTCTTTTATCAGGATGTTCTCTGCCCTATTCTTGACCGACACATGACACCTGAACAGGACAAACCTCACTTTGCTCAAGCGGCTGAAACTCTTGCTTCTATCAAAGATAAAGCAGGCCTCTACGCCTATCTCTTTGAAACTCAGGCCCAGTTGAACCAGATTTTAAGCAGTAAAGTGGATGTGGGACGACGCATCCGTCAGGCCTACCAAGTAAACGATAAAGAAAGTCTGCAAGAAATCGCAAGACAAGAATTACCAAAACTTAGAAGCCAAATCGAACACTTTCACAAACTCTTTAGCCACCAATGGCTGAAAGAAAACAAGGTCTTTGGTTTGGATACAGTAGATATCCGTATGGGCGGACTCTTGCAAAGGATCAAGCGAGCAGAAAGTCGCATCGAGGCTTATTTAGCAGGTCAGCTTGACCGTATCGAAGAATTAGAAGTCGAAATCCTACCATTCAACGATTTTTATGGAGACAAAGACTTTGCAGCCACAACAGCCAACCAGTGGCACACCATTGCGACCGCATCGACGATTTATACGACCTAA
- a CDS encoding mucin-binding protein encodes MKSFKIYKGRHEKFSLRKKNVGLVSIAIASLAIYGVALGTPTVQADENNNLSSLVETSSTTDVKSENNSDQSAVVESEKVSSTTEVKETEKATGPAPTVEQAEKEVSVSKNAPKVEGADKRSVAPSNSTAVAKETPAPVESKLVEKSTDGQTAATPRSTAPVRTRRSLQQNPTQISNFSVTVTTKDGTVMRSGDTKPLPAQEVPFDKVQMDFKITQDGTLKKGDVLRIPVKLTNNAYGAYYSNLGSGTSERIEGVGTIKFVHSDPNNLAYEITLDQSFQDMPQNTEKTVSVTQKAATIGKFTAKSSYENIILEINGNKFTFKPTPRTFEKAQAPFAVYNSASSDRANSIKIGTSTGDANYYNNLLSSDGINPGQTGIPNGDIISVHRIKPGNGSKIVSIKPDLKRYTSTLAISEDGKYLVKGDTSTSISINSDPDNKLVELPANSTDEEIVKALKQAGKNSSVVIDNGNGTYTVAINLGKMTGNGATTYHDIWPTDDYAQMGDQYQEINRTEEVNRKVSSILKDANVIQGTGHSTRITFADSSIENALGEGSKSFSYSVDDNGTIKKIKEEKLSAKTTPSVARAVGQKKITIHYVDTNGKEIETQDYKYGYPAGGTATPTPDYNANPKTITGYTLVTADTAIASYGTQLKTTKQIPFTSNDQEFYYVYSAKKSSAKVTYIDDDTNGGKVLETKDLNGFYGQTDPYRTAETIKTYTDQNYELVSDNYPTNGVTYNENLQTFEVHLKHKKTSVAEEKTVKETIHYTYEGGAPAAPDHTSSLKFTRTATTDLVTNVTTGDWTAENGTSFAAVTSPTIKGYTPDLAEVPAVDNITANSANIEKTVVYKANPASAKVTYIDDTTGETLETKDLNGFYGQTDPYRTAETIKTYTDRNYGLVSDGYPATGVTYNENLQTFEVHLRHKGAAVQETKTVTETIKYVYEDNTEAADTKVQTLKFYRINNKDLVTNKIVYKGPWFPSTGTFPEVVSPKIDGYTPDKATVAAVEQITGDSADIEETVTYKADKQKVTYTIIDDTAQKTLKDKEVLTSGGSDTPLPDSAREKYDLMVNAYLAQGYELVSKDQLPAKFDLDSSHDQNVVVHLKHGTTDIQESKDVNLTVRYHGAGEQTPADKVQTATWTRTVTKDKITGTEVSTTPWTSDKVNYDAVPSPVIPGYSVDVETVPSEAVTQENIVKDVYYTIQTQKVTYTVVDETTGQTLENQVELTTGESGAALPAAAQTKYDTIVAGYLAQGYEVASKDELPAQFDTDSSVDQNVVIRLKHKVSTSTETKTVTQTINYVYEDDNTPAAPEKKASLTFTREVKTDEVTKDVTPGAWAPSTGTFPEVVSPTVDGYTPDKAKVDAENVTADQADIKVTVKYKADKQKVTYTVIDDTTNTTLEDKQELTSGNSDTPLPNGTEAKYDSIVDAYLTQGYELVSKDQLPAKFDLDSSYDQNVVVHVKHKVSTSTETKTVTQTINYVYEDDNTPAAPEKKASLTFTREVKTDEVTKDVTPGAWAPSTGTFPEVVSPTVDGYTPDKAKVDAENVTADQADIKVTVKYKTDKQKVTYTVIDDTTNTTLEDKQELTSGNSDTPLPNGTEAKYDSIVDAYLTQGYELVSKDQLPAKFDLDSGYDQNVVVHVKHGTSSSQENKAVSMTVRYHGAGSQTPADQVQIATWTRTVTTDKVTGSVVNTTDWTSDKANYDAVPSPVIPGYTVDIATVPSEAVTQENIVKDVHYTAQNTAQTQKVTYTVVDETTGQTLENQVELTNGESGTSLPAAAQTKYDTVIASYLAQGYEVVSKDELPAQFDTDSSVDQNVVIRLKHETVSVEETKQVSMTVRYHGAGGQTPADKVQTATWTRTVTTDKVTGSVVSTTDWRSDKANYDAVPSPVIPGYTVDVAIVPSEVVTQENIVKDVHYTTVPVAPEVPNTPDTPVKPGAPTTPFTPEHPAHTLPRTGESQVGSSLATLTGLGLLLSVLGLAGRQKKEDE; translated from the coding sequence GTGAAAAGTTTTAAAATTTACAAGGGAAGACATGAAAAATTTTCTCTACGAAAGAAAAATGTTGGACTTGTTTCGATTGCAATCGCTAGCTTGGCGATATATGGAGTAGCGCTTGGCACACCAACTGTACAAGCAGATGAAAACAACAATCTGAGCAGTCTAGTAGAGACTAGCTCGACAACTGATGTGAAATCAGAAAATAATAGTGATCAATCAGCAGTGGTGGAGTCAGAGAAAGTATCTTCAACCACAGAAGTTAAGGAAACAGAAAAAGCTACTGGTCCAGCACCAACTGTTGAACAAGCAGAAAAGGAAGTGTCAGTTTCAAAAAATGCACCTAAAGTGGAAGGGGCAGACAAAAGATCCGTAGCTCCTTCAAACTCGACAGCAGTCGCGAAAGAAACTCCAGCACCTGTTGAGTCTAAGCTGGTTGAAAAGTCTACTGATGGGCAAACAGCAGCTACTCCTCGTTCGACTGCTCCGGTACGTACGCGCAGAAGTTTGCAACAAAACCCAACTCAAATCTCGAATTTTTCAGTAACGGTTACGACTAAAGATGGAACTGTTATGCGTTCAGGTGATACAAAACCTTTGCCTGCTCAAGAAGTTCCCTTTGACAAGGTTCAAATGGACTTTAAAATCACACAAGATGGGACGCTGAAAAAAGGTGATGTTCTCCGTATTCCAGTTAAATTAACAAATAATGCGTATGGTGCCTATTATTCAAATCTTGGTTCTGGAACATCAGAGCGTATCGAGGGTGTTGGAACAATTAAATTTGTGCACTCAGATCCAAATAATCTGGCCTATGAAATTACATTAGACCAAAGTTTCCAAGATATGCCTCAAAATACTGAAAAGACGGTATCGGTCACTCAAAAAGCAGCGACTATTGGGAAATTTACAGCAAAATCAAGTTATGAAAATATTATTTTAGAAATAAATGGCAATAAGTTTACTTTTAAACCAACACCAAGAACATTTGAGAAAGCACAGGCGCCTTTTGCTGTTTATAATAGTGCAAGTAGCGATAGAGCAAATTCAATAAAAATAGGCACTTCAACTGGGGATGCAAATTATTATAATAATTTATTGTCAAGCGATGGTATCAACCCTGGACAAACAGGAATTCCAAATGGTGATATCATTTCTGTCCATCGTATAAAACCAGGTAATGGGTCAAAAATTGTTAGTATCAAACCAGACCTTAAAAGATATACTTCTACTTTAGCAATTAGTGAGGATGGAAAATATCTTGTTAAAGGAGATACTTCAACTTCTATTAGCATCAATTCAGACCCAGATAACAAATTAGTTGAACTGCCAGCAAATTCAACTGATGAAGAGATTGTTAAGGCATTAAAACAAGCAGGTAAAAACTCTTCGGTTGTTATTGATAATGGAAATGGGACCTACACAGTTGCTATTAATTTAGGAAAAATGACAGGAAATGGTGCTACTACCTATCATGATATTTGGCCAACTGACGACTATGCTCAAATGGGCGATCAGTATCAAGAAATTAATAGAACAGAAGAGGTTAACAGAAAAGTTAGTAGTATTTTAAAAGATGCTAACGTTATTCAAGGTACAGGTCATTCAACTCGGATTACTTTTGCGGATTCATCAATTGAAAATGCTCTAGGTGAAGGGTCTAAGAGTTTTAGTTATAGTGTTGATGACAATGGTACTATAAAAAAGATAAAAGAGGAAAAGCTTTCTGCAAAAACAACCCCATCCGTTGCGCGTGCTGTGGGTCAGAAGAAGATTACAATACACTATGTCGATACAAACGGCAAGGAAATTGAAACTCAGGACTATAAATATGGTTATCCAGCAGGAGGAACTGCCACTCCAACCCCTGATTATAACGCTAATCCAAAAACAATTACAGGCTACACACTTGTAACAGCTGATACGGCAATCGCGTCGTATGGTACACAGTTAAAGACTACTAAACAAATTCCATTCACTAGCAACGACCAAGAATTTTATTATGTCTATTCAGCCAAAAAATCTAGTGCCAAAGTTACGTATATTGACGATGATACTAACGGAGGAAAAGTTCTTGAAACGAAGGATTTGAATGGTTTTTATGGGCAGACTGATCCTTATCGAACAGCTGAAACCATTAAGACGTATACCGATCAAAATTATGAACTTGTTTCAGACAATTATCCAACAAATGGTGTAACCTATAATGAAAATCTTCAAACCTTTGAAGTTCATTTGAAACACAAAAAGACTTCAGTAGCAGAAGAAAAGACGGTTAAGGAAACTATCCATTATACATACGAGGGCGGTGCACCAGCAGCTCCAGACCACACTAGTAGCTTAAAATTCACCAGAACAGCAACAACTGACCTTGTTACAAATGTTACAACTGGTGATTGGACAGCGGAAAATGGAACAAGTTTTGCGGCCGTAACATCACCAACAATCAAAGGTTACACTCCAGATTTAGCGGAGGTTCCAGCAGTTGACAATATTACGGCTAACAGTGCCAATATCGAAAAGACAGTCGTTTACAAAGCTAATCCAGCTAGTGCAAAGGTAACTTATATCGATGACACAACAGGAGAAACGCTTGAAACGAAGGATTTGAATGGTTTTTATGGGCAGACTGATCCTTATCGAACAGCTGAAACCATTAAGACGTATACTGATCGAAATTATGGACTCGTTTCAGATGGTTATCCAGCAACTGGTGTAACCTATAATGAAAATCTTCAAACCTTTGAAGTTCATCTACGTCATAAGGGAGCTGCAGTTCAAGAAACAAAGACAGTCACAGAGACCATCAAGTATGTTTATGAAGATAACACAGAGGCAGCGGATACGAAGGTTCAGACTTTGAAGTTCTATCGGATTAACAACAAGGATCTGGTGACTAATAAGATTGTCTATAAGGGTCCTTGGTTCCCGTCTACCGGAACCTTCCCAGAGGTAGTTTCTCCAAAGATTGATGGTTATACACCAGATAAGGCAACTGTAGCAGCCGTTGAACAGATTACGGGAGATAGCGCAGATATTGAAGAAACGGTTACCTATAAAGCAGATAAGCAAAAAGTAACCTATACCATCATTGACGACACTGCCCAAAAAACGCTGAAAGATAAGGAAGTACTTACCAGCGGAGGCTCTGATACTCCTCTTCCAGACAGTGCCCGAGAAAAATATGATTTAATGGTGAATGCTTATCTAGCTCAAGGTTATGAATTGGTTTCTAAAGACCAGCTTCCAGCTAAGTTCGACCTTGACAGTAGCCACGATCAAAATGTGGTTGTTCACTTGAAGCATGGTACAACTGATATCCAAGAAAGCAAGGATGTAAACTTGACTGTTCGTTACCACGGTGCTGGGGAACAAACACCAGCAGATAAGGTGCAAACAGCGACTTGGACTCGTACAGTAACAAAAGATAAAATCACAGGCACAGAGGTTTCAACAACACCTTGGACAAGCGACAAAGTAAACTATGATGCAGTCCCATCGCCAGTGATTCCAGGCTATAGCGTAGATGTCGAGACAGTTCCGTCTGAAGCAGTTACCCAAGAGAATATTGTTAAGGATGTATATTACACAATCCAAACGCAAAAAGTTACTTACACAGTTGTAGACGAGACAACCGGTCAAACTCTGGAAAACCAAGTGGAATTGACAACAGGTGAGTCAGGTGCAGCTCTTCCAGCCGCAGCACAAACGAAATACGATACCATAGTCGCGGGTTACTTAGCACAAGGTTACGAAGTGGCTTCTAAGGATGAATTGCCAGCCCAATTTGACACCGACAGCAGCGTGGACCAAAACGTGGTGATTCGCTTGAAACACAAAGTGTCAACTTCTACAGAAACCAAGACTGTAACGCAAACGATTAACTACGTCTACGAGGATGACAATACACCTGCAGCTCCAGAGAAGAAAGCTAGTTTGACTTTCACTAGAGAAGTGAAAACAGATGAAGTGACGAAGGATGTTACACCGGGGGCTTGGGCACCATCTACTGGCACCTTCCCAGAGGTAGTTTCTCCAACTGTTGATGGCTACACACCAGATAAGGCTAAAGTTGACGCAGAAAACGTAACTGCTGATCAGGCTGACATCAAGGTTACGGTAAAATACAAGGCAGATAAGCAAAAAGTGACTTATACAGTTATTGATGATACAACTAATACCACTTTGGAAGATAAGCAAGAGCTTACAAGTGGGAACTCTGATACCCCTCTTCCAAATGGTACAGAAGCGAAGTATGATTCAATCGTGGACGCCTATCTAACTCAAGGTTATGAATTGGTTTCGAAAGACCAGCTTCCAGCTAAGTTTGACCTTGATAGTAGTTATGACCAAAATGTAGTGGTTCATGTGAAACACAAAGTGTCAACTTCTACAGAAACCAAGACTGTAACGCAAACGATTAACTACGTCTACGAGGATGACAATACACCTGCAGCTCCAGAGAAGAAAGCTAGTTTGACTTTCACTAGAGAAGTGAAAACAGATGAAGTGACGAAGGATGTTACACCGGGGGCTTGGGCACCATCTACTGGCACCTTCCCAGAGGTAGTTTCTCCAACTGTTGATGGCTACACACCAGATAAGGCTAAAGTTGACGCAGAAAACGTAACTGCTGATCAGGCTGACATCAAGGTTACGGTAAAATACAAGACAGATAAGCAAAAAGTGACTTATACAGTTATTGATGATACAACTAATACCACTTTGGAAGATAAGCAAGAGCTTACAAGTGGGAACTCTGATACCCCTCTTCCAAATGGTACAGAAGCGAAGTATGATTCAATCGTGGACGCCTATCTAACTCAAGGTTATGAATTGGTTTCGAAAGACCAGCTTCCAGCTAAGTTTGACCTTGATAGTGGTTATGACCAAAATGTAGTGGTTCATGTGAAACATGGTACAAGCTCTAGCCAAGAAAATAAAGCAGTAAGCATGACCGTTCGTTACCATGGTGCAGGTAGCCAAACACCAGCTGACCAAGTACAAATAGCGACTTGGACTCGTACCGTGACGACAGACAAGGTGACTGGCTCTGTTGTGAACACCACAGATTGGACAAGTGACAAAGCCAACTATGATGCTGTGCCATCGCCAGTGATTCCAGGTTACACAGTGGATATTGCGACCGTTCCATCAGAAGCAGTTACCCAAGAAAACATTGTTAAAGACGTTCATTATACTGCTCAGAATACAGCTCAAACCCAAAAGGTTACCTACACAGTTGTAGATGAGACAACCGGTCAGACTCTGGAAAATCAAGTTGAATTGACAAACGGTGAGTCAGGTACTTCTCTTCCAGCTGCTGCTCAAACGAAATACGACACTGTGATTGCAAGTTATTTGGCACAGGGTTACGAAGTGGTTTCCAAGGATGAATTGCCAGCTCAGTTTGATACCGACAGTAGCGTAGACCAAAACGTGGTAATTCGCTTGAAACACGAAACTGTTTCAGTTGAGGAAACCAAACAAGTAAGCATGACTGTTCGCTACCATGGTGCAGGTGGTCAAACCCCAGCAGACAAGGTACAAACAGCGACTTGGACACGTACCGTAACGACAGACAAGGTAACTGGCTCTGTTGTGAGCACGACGGATTGGAGAAGCGACAAGGCAAACTACGATGCAGTTCCATCACCAGTGATTCCAGGTTACACTGTGGATGTTGCGATTGTTCCATCAGAAGTTGTTACCCAAGAAAACATTGTTAAAGATGTTCATTATACTACGGTTCCAGTAGCACCAGAAGTCCCTAATACTCCTGATACTCCAGTTAAACCAGGGGCACCAACGACACCGTTCACACCAGAACACCCAGCACATACTCTCCCACGAACAGGTGAATCTCAGGTTGGTTCAAGCCTTGCGACGCTGACAGGTCTAGGCTTGCTTCTATCAGTTCTTGGTTTGGCAGGACGTCAGAAAAAAGAGGACGAATAA